The stretch of DNA ATGTTGTAATCCTGTGCGGTGGTTTTGGCACACGCCTTCGCGAAGAAACTGAGTTTCGTCCCAAACCAATGGTCAATATCGGCACTCGCCCGATCCTCTGGCACATCATGAAACATTATGCTTATTATGGCCATAAAAGCTTCATACTTGCCTTAGGCTATAAGGGTACAATGATCAAAGATTACTTCTTCCATTATGAGATCATGAATAATGATGTAACTCTTGCCCTGGGAAATCCTGAAAAGACCCGCATTCATCAATCTCACGAGGAAAATGGATGGACGGTTACTCTTGCAGATACGGGTAATGATGCACTCAAGGGCGCTCGTTTAAAAAGAGTAGAAAAATATATAACAGATAACGAGTTCATGATGACGTACGGTGATGGTCTGGCTGACATAAATATTGACGATCTTGTGGCTTTTCACCACCGTCATGGAAAACTGGCTACCGTAACGGGTATCAAAGCTACTTCGCGCTTTGGA from bacterium encodes:
- the rfbF gene encoding glucose-1-phosphate cytidylyltransferase — translated: MDVVILCGGFGTRLREETEFRPKPMVNIGTRPILWHIMKHYAYYGHKSFILALGYKGTMIKDYFFHYEIMNNDVTLALGNPEKTRIHQSHEENGWTVTLADTGNDALKGARLKRVEKYITDNEFMMTYGDGLADINIDDLVAFHHRHGKLATVTGIKATSRFGELKVKGNQAIAFHEKPENGSGLISGGFFVFNRRIFDYLLPDDNSDLECGPLEQIAREGELMVYEHKGFWACMDTLRDMDYLNNLWKENRAAWKVW